In Mycolicibacterium aubagnense, the DNA window CCGGCGTGTTCGCCGCCCAGCAGATCAAGCCGCAGGCTCGCACGTTGGCTACCGACCGCGGAATCCGTTGCGTCACTTTGGACTACGACAAGATGCGCGGCATGGACAACGACGAGTTCCGGTTGTTCTGATGCCTCGGCGACGTCCGCAGCGGCCTCGGCGAGACCCGCCGCCGCTGCTCGGGCTGTCGTCGCGCCGGGTGGAGACCGGGCTTGACGGATACGACTACGAGGTGCGTCCGGTGGCCGGTTCGCGTGCCGTCAAGACGTATCGGTGCCCGGGGTGCGATCACGAAATTCGCCCGGGCACCGCGCATGTGGTGGTGCTACGGGTCGACGACGCCGAAGACCGCCGGCATTGGCACACGCCGTGCTGGGCGAATCGGGGAAACAGAGGACCGACCCGTAGGTGGTCCTAGCCAGAGCGCGAGCGGCGCGTCAGTGTGCGTCGGCGGCCGGCTCGACCAGCTCGATCAGCACGCCACCGGCATCCTTCGGATGGATGAAGTTGATGCGCGAGTCGGCGGTACCGCGGCGCGGGGCTTCGTAGAGCAGGCGGACACCGTCGGCGCGCAGGCGCTCGGACAGGGCCTCGATGTCGCTGGTCCGGTAGGCCAGCTGCTGCAGGCCGGGGCCGCGGGTGTCGATGAACTTCGCGATGGTCGACTTCTCGTCGAGCGGGGCCAGCAGCTGAATCTGGGCGCTGCCGACCGGCGCGCCGCGGACGGAAAGCATGGCCTCGCGGACGCCCTGGTCTTCGTTGACCTCTTCGTGCAGCACGATCATGCCGAGGTGGTCGTGGTACCACCGAATCGCGACGTCCAGATCCGGCACGGCGATACCGACGTGATCAACAGCGGTCACGAGGGCGCTGGCCAGCGCGGGACGGGCATCGACGTGTTCGGTGGTCATAACGTAAAGGTAACCTGAGACGACCGAATTTGCGCCTGTGTGATCGGCCACATTAGCCGTTACAGATTTGTTGGAGGATGGAAATGACGACCTCGGTAATTGTTGCCGGAGCCCGCACTCCGGTGGGCAAATTGATGGGTTCGCTGAAGGACTTCTCGGGTAGCGACCTGGGCGCTGTCGCGATCAAGGGTGCGCTGGCAAAGGCCGGTATCGATGCCTCGCTGGTCGATTACGTGATCATGGGCCAGGTCCTGACCGCCGGTGCCGGCCAGATGCCCGCGCGCCAGTCGGCCGTCGGCGGGGGCATTCCATGGGACGTCCCGGCGCTGACCATCAACAAGATGTGCTTGTCGGGCATCGACGCCATCGCGCTCGCTGACCAGTTGATTCGCGCCGGTGAGTTCGAGGTCGTGGTGGCCGGTGGCCAGGAGTCCATGAGCCAGGCCCCGCACCTGCTGCCCAAGAGCCGCGAGGGCTACAAGTACGGCAGCATCACCGCGTTGGACCACCTGGCCTACGACGGTCTGCACGACGTGTTCACCGACCAGCCGATGGGCGCCCTGACCGAGCAGCGCAACGACCAGGACAACTTCACCCGCGCCCAGCAGGACGAGTTCGCCGCGCAGTCGCACCAGAAGGCCGCGGCCGCGTGGAAGGACGGCGTGTTCGCTGACGAGGTCGTTCCGGTGTCCATCCCGCAGCGCAAGGGCGACCCGATCGAGTTCTCCGAGGACGAGGGCATCCGTGGCAACACCACCGCCGAGTCCCTGGGTGGCCTGAAGCCGGCGTTCCGCAAGGACGGCACCATCACCGCTGGTTCGTCGTCGCAGATCTCGGACGGCGCGTGTGCCGTCGTGGTGATGAGCAAGGAAAAGGCCGAGTCGCTGGGTCTGACCTGGCTGTGCGAGATCGGCGCGCACGGCGTCGTCGCCGGCCCGGACTCAACACTGCAGTCCCAGCCGGCGAACGCCATCAAGAAGGCCGTCGAGCGTGAGGGCATCACGGTCGATCAGCTGGACGTCATCGAGATCAACGAGGCCTTCGCGGCGGTGTCGCTGGCCTCGACCAAGGAGCTGGGCGTCGACGGGGACAAGGTGAACGTCAATGGTGGCGCCATCGCGATCGGCCACCCGATCGGCATGTCCGGCGCCCGGATCACCTTGCATGCGGCGCTGGAGCTGGCTCGCAAGGGTTCGGGTTACGCGGTGGCGGCGCTGTGTGGCGCCGGTGGTCAGGGTGACGCCCTGATCCTGCGTCGTCCCTGATTTCGGAGGCCGCGGCGAAGTGTGAACTACGCCTCGTAGTAGTCAGTCCGTCACTCGGGCACAATGGCGCCATGAGCGCTGTGGTGTCCCGGGTGGCGGGCTGGTTTCGTCTGATCGCGATGGCCGAGGCCTTCAGCTGGATCGGTCTGCTGGTCGGCATGTACTTCAAGTACCTCGGCACGCCTCGGACCGAGATCGGCGTGCACATCTTCGGCATGGTCCATGGCGTGGTGTTCCTGGGATTCCTGGCCACCGGACTGGTCGTCGGCCGGGCCGCCCGCTGGTCACCGGTCACCTGGGTGTCGGCGGCGCTGGCCAGCATCGTGCCGCTGGCCAGTGTGATCTTCCTGCGTTGGGCCGAACGGCACGGCGCGCTGGCCGTCGGTGCTGCTGCGGCCGAGGCCGAACCGGAGACGTCGGCCGTCGCGTGACAGACTGGACAGCGTGACTCGTCCGCGTCCTATCGGTCCCGCGCTGGCTGGCGCGGTGGACCTCTCCGCGCTCAAGAACCGTCCCGCCGAAGGTGCTGCCGCTGCCGGTGGCGCGCCCGGTGGCATCGAGATCACCGAGGCCAATCTCGAAGC includes these proteins:
- the mce gene encoding methylmalonyl-CoA epimerase, coding for MTTEHVDARPALASALVTAVDHVGIAVPDLDVAIRWYHDHLGMIVLHEEVNEDQGVREAMLSVRGAPVGSAQIQLLAPLDEKSTIAKFIDTRGPGLQQLAYRTSDIEALSERLRADGVRLLYEAPRRGTADSRINFIHPKDAGGVLIELVEPAADAH
- a CDS encoding acetyl-CoA C-acetyltransferase; its protein translation is MTTSVIVAGARTPVGKLMGSLKDFSGSDLGAVAIKGALAKAGIDASLVDYVIMGQVLTAGAGQMPARQSAVGGGIPWDVPALTINKMCLSGIDAIALADQLIRAGEFEVVVAGGQESMSQAPHLLPKSREGYKYGSITALDHLAYDGLHDVFTDQPMGALTEQRNDQDNFTRAQQDEFAAQSHQKAAAAWKDGVFADEVVPVSIPQRKGDPIEFSEDEGIRGNTTAESLGGLKPAFRKDGTITAGSSSQISDGACAVVVMSKEKAESLGLTWLCEIGAHGVVAGPDSTLQSQPANAIKKAVEREGITVDQLDVIEINEAFAAVSLASTKELGVDGDKVNVNGGAIAIGHPIGMSGARITLHAALELARKGSGYAVAALCGAGGQGDALILRRP
- a CDS encoding DUF3817 domain-containing protein; the encoded protein is MSAVVSRVAGWFRLIAMAEAFSWIGLLVGMYFKYLGTPRTEIGVHIFGMVHGVVFLGFLATGLVVGRAARWSPVTWVSAALASIVPLASVIFLRWAERHGALAVGAAAAEAEPETSAVA